The following coding sequences are from one Brienomyrus brachyistius isolate T26 chromosome 2, BBRACH_0.4, whole genome shotgun sequence window:
- the LOC125717126 gene encoding uncharacterized protein LOC125717126 isoform X3: MPPRISPLKDAIHYVVSKTDKTWKLDVKYINAEKGRGIFAKGLICKGDFVVEYRGEMINNAESQRRRKLYHPSCTAFMFAFKWRGKMYCIDASKEDGSFGRLVNDDHRHPNCRMKKIDVNGNPHLCLFALNDINEGEEISYDYGGDDCPWRKQTTSITANAMGPDDSRPSLLSKTPIYDATEPNNTPQQILSFANAMGPNDSRPSLLSKTPIYDATEPNNTPQQILSFANAMGPNDSRPSLLSKTPIYDATEPNNTPQQILSFANAMGPDDSRPSLLSKTPIYDATGPNNTPQQILSFANAMGPDDSRPSLLSKTPIYDATGPNNTPQQILSFANAMGPDDSRPSLLSKTPIYDATGPNNTPQQTTSITANAMGSDDSRPSLLSKTPIYDATEPNNTPQQIANEDEVFVPRLRRTKSIEMKDAVPDNSDELYDSTSGSNDDYIPDTTCESDSGSEYSFKQNLRTKNQSFDLLDVSGSVSSQVCDSTTPDKMTYDDHNLASEVTGAEEEPSSSQNVNDIMVVKALKKRGGNRIYNKKHYCLYCSKPYSKIARHLEGAHENKPDVAKALSFPKGSKERKKQLDYIRNRGNYAHNAAVMESGKGELVPFRRPHKEVQGKEFMHCAYCQGLFTRKVLWRHMHNCKLKPGSVTSKPGKNRVQSMCTYTGPVPSHVSKQLWGVIGAMNPDPVTDIIKNDQVIIALGQHLLNKGGPSRKNQQYVREKMREIGRLIYNASKVTTLKKLEDFINPKNYMDTVKAVKFTCGYDSETNKFLIPSLANKLGNALVKVSKLLKAQGLISNNKELVENASKSLDVHQQKWNEMISATALRNISEAKWNVPTLMPFTEDVQKMHAYLNEMQDNWYKSLYENPSVKAWIELTKVCMTQIILFNRRREGEVASMPLSAFLSRDTSDPHQDVDWALSEVERKLYRHFTRIVTRGKRGRPVPILLTPKMLCALELLAKQRGAYGVLKDNQYMFARPEAITHFRDSDCIRGFAKVCGAKCPESLTSTRLRKHAATLSTVLNMTDTEMDQLATFLGHDIRIHREFYRLPEKTLQLAKISKVLMALEQGRLAEFHGKNLDEIQIDPDEKVLDSDEEDFQEKCQADSSIIDEPSAEEILPPTERNEMPPPPSKRHKPLPLDDTSPSVVSTVRPSSKGKVTQKKRPWQQTEVQAVERHMNRFIISGIVPAKSDCERCLRAEPEALKQRNWENLKFYVYNRITAYKREIQRK; the protein is encoded by the exons ATGCCACCACGAATCAGCCCACTTAAGGATGCCATTCATTACGTTGTTTCAAAGACTGACAAAACATGGAAATTAGATGTGAAGTACATCAATGCAGAGAAAG GCCGTGGTATATTTGCAAAGGGTTTGATTtgcaaaggagattttgttgtTGAATATAGGGGAGAAATGATAAATAATGCGGAATCCCAGAGAAGAAGAAAACTTTACCACCCATCATGTACTGCATTTATGTTTGCGTTCAAGTGGAGAGGGAAAATGTATTG TATTGATGCCTCTAAAGAAGATGGATCCTTTGGGCGGCTAGTTAATGATGACCACAGGCATCCAAACTGTAGGATGAAAAAAATTGATGTGAATGGAAACCCGCACCTTTGTCTGTTTGCACTAAATGACATtaatgaaggagaagagatttccTATGACTATGGAGGTGACGACTGCCCATGGAGAAAACAA ACGACCAGCATTACAGCTAATGCCATGGGGCCGGACGACTCTCGACCTTCCCTCCTCTCAAAGACTCCGATATATGATGCTACTGAACCAAACAACACACCTCAACAG attttgtcttttgctaatgccatggggccgaacgactctcgaccttccctcctctcaaagactccgatatatgatgctactgaaccaaacaacacacctcaacag attttgtcttttgctaatgccatggggccgaacgactctcgaccttccctcctctcaaagactccgatatatgatgctactgaaccaaacaacacacctcaacag attttgtcttttgctaatgccatggggccggacgactctcgaccttccctcctctcaaagactccgatatatgatgctactggaccaaacaacacacctcaacag attttgtcttttgctaatgccatggggccggacgactctcgaccttccctcctctcaaagactccgatatatgatgctactggaccaaacaacacacctcaacag attttgtcttttgctaatgccatggggccggacgactctcgaccttccctcctctcaaagactccgatatatgatgctactggaccaaacaacacacctcaacag ACGACCAGCATTACAGCTAATGCCATGGGGTCGGACGACTCTCGACCTTCCCTCCTCTCAAAGACTCCGATATATGATGCTACTGAACCAAACAACACACCTCAACAG ATTGCCAATGAAgatgaggtttttgtaccaagaCTCAGACGGACTAAAAGTATTGAA aTGAAAGACGCTGTTCCTGACAATTCTGATGAACTTTATGATTCCACATCAGGGAGTAATGATGATTATATTCCAGATACCACTTGTGAAAGTGACAGTGGAAGTGAATACAGCTTTAAACAAAACCTAAGGACCAAGAATCAGTCTTTTGATTTGCTTGATGTCTCTGGTTCAGTGAGTTCCCAAGTCTGTGACTCGACAACCCCAGACAAAATGACTTATGATGACCACAACCTTGCATCTGAAGTCACTGGAGCAGAAGAAGAACCCTCTTCAAGTCAGAATGTAAATGACATCATGGTTGTTAaggcattaaaaaaaagagGAGGGAATAGAATTTACAACAAGAAACACTATTGCTTGTATTGCTCTAAACCATATTCTAAGATCGCAAGGCATCTAGAAGGTGCACATGAAAATAAACCTGATGTAGCTAAAGCTCTAAGCTTTCCAAAGGGTTCCAAGGAGAGGAAAAAACAGCTAGATTATATTCGTAACAGAGGAAATTATGCTCACAATGCTGCTGTAATGGAGTCAGGAAAGGGGGAACTAGTGCCATTTAGGCGACCTCATAAAGAAGTGCAGGGAAAGGAATTCATGCACTGTGCATATTGTCAAGGTCTTTTTACAAGAAAGGTTCTTTGGCGGCATATGCATAATTGTAAACTTAAACCCGGATCAGTCACCTCCAAACCAGGAAAGAACCGTGTTCAGTCCATGTGTACATACACAGGGCCTGTGCCTTCACACGTAAGTAAACAACTGTGGGGAGTAATCGGTGCCATGAATCCTGACCCAGTCACAGATATAATCAAAAATGACCAAGTCATTATTGCTCTTGGACAGCACTTGTTAAACAAAGGTGGACCATCACGCAAGAATCAACAGTATGTTCGAGAGAAGATGAGAGAAATCGGAAGGCTGATTTACAATGCCAGCAAAGTGACCACCTTAAAAAAATTGGAAGATTTCATAAATCCAAAGAACTACATGGACACTGTCAAAGCTGTCAAGTTTACATGTGGGTATGACAGTGAAACAAACAAGTTCTTAATTCCATCACTGGCAAACAAACTTGGAAATGCCTTGGTTAAAGTAAGTAAACTTTTAAAAGCTCAGGGTTTAATCTCAAACAACAAAGAGCTTGTTGAGAATGCCAGTAAGTCTCTAGATGTCCATCAGCAAAAGTGGAATGAGATGATCTCAGCTACTGCATTGAGGAACATCAGTGAAGCAAAGTGGAATGTGCCCACTCTCATGCCCTTTACTGAAGATGTCCAAAAAATGCATGCATATCTCAATGAAATGCAGGATAACTGGTACAAATCGCTCTATGAAAATCCCTCTGTAAAAGCCTGGATTGAGCTTACAAAGGTGTGTATGACCCAGATCATTCTCTTTAACCGGCGCAGGGAAGGAGAGGTGGCAAGCATGCCCTTATCTGCATTTTTATCGAGAGACACCTCTGATCCACATCAGGATGTGGACTGGGCTCTGTCTGAAGTGGAAAGAAAACTTTACAGACACTTTACACGGATTGTCACCAGGGGGAAACGTGGTCGCCCAGTTCCAATTCTATTGACTCCAAAAATGCTGTGTGCATTAGAACTCCTTGCTAAGCAGAGAGGGGCCTATGGGGTACTAAAGGACAATCAGTATATGTTTGCGAGACCAGAAGCTATCACACATTTCCGAGATTCTGATTGCATCCGTGGATTTGCCAAGGTGTGTGGTGCAAAATGTCCTGAATCACTGACATCTACCAGACTGCGAAAGCATGCTGCAACCCTTTCAACTGTGCTGAacatgacagacacagagatggACCAGCTGGCCACCTTTCTTGGACATGACATTAGAATCCATCGTGAGTTCTATCGACTCCCTGAGAAAACCCTGCAACTTGCAAAGATCAGCAAAGTTCTAATGGCACTCGAGCAGGGAAGATTAGCTGAGTTTCATGgcaagaacttggatgaaattCAGATAGATCCAGATG AAAAAGTTCTGGACAGTGATGAGGAAGACTTCCAGGAGAAATGTCAGGCAGATTCATCAATTATAGATG AACCATCAGCAGAGGAGATACTTCCTCCTACCGAAAGGAATGAAATGCCGCCACCACCGTCCAAGAGACATAAACCACTACCATTAGATGATACATCACCGTCAGTAGTCAGTACTGTGAGGCCTTCATCCAAAG GTAAAGTGACCCAAAAGAAGAGACCCTGGCAGCAGACAGAGGTGCAGGCAGTGGAGAGGCACATGAATCGGTTCATCATATCTGGTATTGTGCCAGCAAAGAGCGATTGCGAGAGGTGTTTAAGAGCGGAACCAGAAGCTCTTAAGCAAAGAAACTGGGAGAACTTGAAATTCTATGTGTATAATCGCATCACGGCCTACAAAAGGGAAATTCAACGTAAATAG
- the LOC125717126 gene encoding uncharacterized protein LOC125717126 isoform X9 has protein sequence MPPRISPLKDAIHYVVSKTDKTWKLDVKYINAEKGRGIFAKGLICKGDFVVEYRGEMINNAESQRRRKLYHPSCTAFMFAFKWRGKMYCIDASKEDGSFGRLVNDDHRHPNCRMKKIDVNGNPHLCLFALNDINEGEEISYDYGGDDCPWRKQTTSITANAMGPDDSRPSLLSKTPIYDATEPNNTPQQILSFANAMGPDDSRPSLLSKTPIYDATGPNNTPQQILSFANAMGPDDSRPSLLSKTPIYDATGPNNTPQQILSFANAMGPDDSRPSLLSKTPIYDATGPNNTPQQILSFANAMGPDDSRPSLLSKTPIYDATGPNNTPQQTTSITANAMGSDDSRPSLLSKTPIYDATEPNNTPQQIANEDEVFVPRLRRTKSIEMKDAVPDNSDELYDSTSGSNDDYIPDTTCESDSGSEYSFKQNLRTKNQSFDLLDVSGSVSSQVCDSTTPDKMTYDDHNLASEVTGAEEEPSSSQNVNDIMVVKALKKRGGNRIYNKKHYCLYCSKPYSKIARHLEGAHENKPDVAKALSFPKGSKERKKQLDYIRNRGNYAHNAAVMESGKGELVPFRRPHKEVQGKEFMHCAYCQGLFTRKVLWRHMHNCKLKPGSVTSKPGKNRVQSMCTYTGPVPSHVSKQLWGVIGAMNPDPVTDIIKNDQVIIALGQHLLNKGGPSRKNQQYVREKMREIGRLIYNASKVTTLKKLEDFINPKNYMDTVKAVKFTCGYDSETNKFLIPSLANKLGNALVKVSKLLKAQGLISNNKELVENASKSLDVHQQKWNEMISATALRNISEAKWNVPTLMPFTEDVQKMHAYLNEMQDNWYKSLYENPSVKAWIELTKVCMTQIILFNRRREGEVASMPLSAFLSRDTSDPHQDVDWALSEVERKLYRHFTRIVTRGKRGRPVPILLTPKMLCALELLAKQRGAYGVLKDNQYMFARPEAITHFRDSDCIRGFAKVCGAKCPESLTSTRLRKHAATLSTVLNMTDTEMDQLATFLGHDIRIHREFYRLPEKTLQLAKISKVLMALEQGRLAEFHGKNLDEIQIDPDEKVLDSDEEDFQEKCQADSSIIDEPSAEEILPPTERNEMPPPPSKRHKPLPLDDTSPSVVSTVRPSSKGKVTQKKRPWQQTEVQAVERHMNRFIISGIVPAKSDCERCLRAEPEALKQRNWENLKFYVYNRITAYKREIQRK, from the exons ATGCCACCACGAATCAGCCCACTTAAGGATGCCATTCATTACGTTGTTTCAAAGACTGACAAAACATGGAAATTAGATGTGAAGTACATCAATGCAGAGAAAG GCCGTGGTATATTTGCAAAGGGTTTGATTtgcaaaggagattttgttgtTGAATATAGGGGAGAAATGATAAATAATGCGGAATCCCAGAGAAGAAGAAAACTTTACCACCCATCATGTACTGCATTTATGTTTGCGTTCAAGTGGAGAGGGAAAATGTATTG TATTGATGCCTCTAAAGAAGATGGATCCTTTGGGCGGCTAGTTAATGATGACCACAGGCATCCAAACTGTAGGATGAAAAAAATTGATGTGAATGGAAACCCGCACCTTTGTCTGTTTGCACTAAATGACATtaatgaaggagaagagatttccTATGACTATGGAGGTGACGACTGCCCATGGAGAAAACAA ACGACCAGCATTACAGCTAATGCCATGGGGCCGGACGACTCTCGACCTTCCCTCCTCTCAAAGACTCCGATATATGATGCTACTGAACCAAACAACACACCTCAACAG attttgtcttttgctaatgccatggggccggacgactctcgaccttccctcctctcaaagactccgatatatgatgctactggaccaaacaacacacctcaacag attttgtcttttgctaatgccatggggccggacgactctcgaccttccctcctctcaaagactccgatatatgatgctactggaccaaacaacacacctcaacag attttgtcttttgctaatgccatggggccggacgactctcgaccttccctcctctcaaagactccgatatatgatgctactggaccaaacaacacacctcaacag attttgtcttttgctaatgccatggggccggacgactctcgaccttccctcctctcaaagactccgatatatgatgctactggaccaaacaacacacctcaacag ACGACCAGCATTACAGCTAATGCCATGGGGTCGGACGACTCTCGACCTTCCCTCCTCTCAAAGACTCCGATATATGATGCTACTGAACCAAACAACACACCTCAACAG ATTGCCAATGAAgatgaggtttttgtaccaagaCTCAGACGGACTAAAAGTATTGAA aTGAAAGACGCTGTTCCTGACAATTCTGATGAACTTTATGATTCCACATCAGGGAGTAATGATGATTATATTCCAGATACCACTTGTGAAAGTGACAGTGGAAGTGAATACAGCTTTAAACAAAACCTAAGGACCAAGAATCAGTCTTTTGATTTGCTTGATGTCTCTGGTTCAGTGAGTTCCCAAGTCTGTGACTCGACAACCCCAGACAAAATGACTTATGATGACCACAACCTTGCATCTGAAGTCACTGGAGCAGAAGAAGAACCCTCTTCAAGTCAGAATGTAAATGACATCATGGTTGTTAaggcattaaaaaaaagagGAGGGAATAGAATTTACAACAAGAAACACTATTGCTTGTATTGCTCTAAACCATATTCTAAGATCGCAAGGCATCTAGAAGGTGCACATGAAAATAAACCTGATGTAGCTAAAGCTCTAAGCTTTCCAAAGGGTTCCAAGGAGAGGAAAAAACAGCTAGATTATATTCGTAACAGAGGAAATTATGCTCACAATGCTGCTGTAATGGAGTCAGGAAAGGGGGAACTAGTGCCATTTAGGCGACCTCATAAAGAAGTGCAGGGAAAGGAATTCATGCACTGTGCATATTGTCAAGGTCTTTTTACAAGAAAGGTTCTTTGGCGGCATATGCATAATTGTAAACTTAAACCCGGATCAGTCACCTCCAAACCAGGAAAGAACCGTGTTCAGTCCATGTGTACATACACAGGGCCTGTGCCTTCACACGTAAGTAAACAACTGTGGGGAGTAATCGGTGCCATGAATCCTGACCCAGTCACAGATATAATCAAAAATGACCAAGTCATTATTGCTCTTGGACAGCACTTGTTAAACAAAGGTGGACCATCACGCAAGAATCAACAGTATGTTCGAGAGAAGATGAGAGAAATCGGAAGGCTGATTTACAATGCCAGCAAAGTGACCACCTTAAAAAAATTGGAAGATTTCATAAATCCAAAGAACTACATGGACACTGTCAAAGCTGTCAAGTTTACATGTGGGTATGACAGTGAAACAAACAAGTTCTTAATTCCATCACTGGCAAACAAACTTGGAAATGCCTTGGTTAAAGTAAGTAAACTTTTAAAAGCTCAGGGTTTAATCTCAAACAACAAAGAGCTTGTTGAGAATGCCAGTAAGTCTCTAGATGTCCATCAGCAAAAGTGGAATGAGATGATCTCAGCTACTGCATTGAGGAACATCAGTGAAGCAAAGTGGAATGTGCCCACTCTCATGCCCTTTACTGAAGATGTCCAAAAAATGCATGCATATCTCAATGAAATGCAGGATAACTGGTACAAATCGCTCTATGAAAATCCCTCTGTAAAAGCCTGGATTGAGCTTACAAAGGTGTGTATGACCCAGATCATTCTCTTTAACCGGCGCAGGGAAGGAGAGGTGGCAAGCATGCCCTTATCTGCATTTTTATCGAGAGACACCTCTGATCCACATCAGGATGTGGACTGGGCTCTGTCTGAAGTGGAAAGAAAACTTTACAGACACTTTACACGGATTGTCACCAGGGGGAAACGTGGTCGCCCAGTTCCAATTCTATTGACTCCAAAAATGCTGTGTGCATTAGAACTCCTTGCTAAGCAGAGAGGGGCCTATGGGGTACTAAAGGACAATCAGTATATGTTTGCGAGACCAGAAGCTATCACACATTTCCGAGATTCTGATTGCATCCGTGGATTTGCCAAGGTGTGTGGTGCAAAATGTCCTGAATCACTGACATCTACCAGACTGCGAAAGCATGCTGCAACCCTTTCAACTGTGCTGAacatgacagacacagagatggACCAGCTGGCCACCTTTCTTGGACATGACATTAGAATCCATCGTGAGTTCTATCGACTCCCTGAGAAAACCCTGCAACTTGCAAAGATCAGCAAAGTTCTAATGGCACTCGAGCAGGGAAGATTAGCTGAGTTTCATGgcaagaacttggatgaaattCAGATAGATCCAGATG AAAAAGTTCTGGACAGTGATGAGGAAGACTTCCAGGAGAAATGTCAGGCAGATTCATCAATTATAGATG AACCATCAGCAGAGGAGATACTTCCTCCTACCGAAAGGAATGAAATGCCGCCACCACCGTCCAAGAGACATAAACCACTACCATTAGATGATACATCACCGTCAGTAGTCAGTACTGTGAGGCCTTCATCCAAAG GTAAAGTGACCCAAAAGAAGAGACCCTGGCAGCAGACAGAGGTGCAGGCAGTGGAGAGGCACATGAATCGGTTCATCATATCTGGTATTGTGCCAGCAAAGAGCGATTGCGAGAGGTGTTTAAGAGCGGAACCAGAAGCTCTTAAGCAAAGAAACTGGGAGAACTTGAAATTCTATGTGTATAATCGCATCACGGCCTACAAAAGGGAAATTCAACGTAAATAG
- the LOC125717126 gene encoding uncharacterized protein LOC125717126 isoform X1, whose product MPPRISPLKDAIHYVVSKTDKTWKLDVKYINAEKGRGIFAKGLICKGDFVVEYRGEMINNAESQRRRKLYHPSCTAFMFAFKWRGKMYCIDASKEDGSFGRLVNDDHRHPNCRMKKIDVNGNPHLCLFALNDINEGEEISYDYGGDDCPWRKQTTSITANAMGPDDSRPSLLSKTPIYDATEPNNTPQQILSFANAMGPNDSRPSLLSKTPIYDATEPNNTPQQILSFANAMGPNDSRPSLLSKTPIYDATEPNNTPQQILSFANAMGPDDSRPSLLSKTPIYDATGPNNTPQQILSFANAMGPDDSRPSLLSKTPIYDATGPNNTPQQILSFANAMGPDDSRPSLLSKTPIYDATGPNNTPQQILSFANAMGPDDSRPSLLSKTPIYDATGPNNTPQQTTSITANAMGSDDSRPSLLSKTPIYDATEPNNTPQQIANEDEVFVPRLRRTKSIEMKDAVPDNSDELYDSTSGSNDDYIPDTTCESDSGSEYSFKQNLRTKNQSFDLLDVSGSVSSQVCDSTTPDKMTYDDHNLASEVTGAEEEPSSSQNVNDIMVVKALKKRGGNRIYNKKHYCLYCSKPYSKIARHLEGAHENKPDVAKALSFPKGSKERKKQLDYIRNRGNYAHNAAVMESGKGELVPFRRPHKEVQGKEFMHCAYCQGLFTRKVLWRHMHNCKLKPGSVTSKPGKNRVQSMCTYTGPVPSHVSKQLWGVIGAMNPDPVTDIIKNDQVIIALGQHLLNKGGPSRKNQQYVREKMREIGRLIYNASKVTTLKKLEDFINPKNYMDTVKAVKFTCGYDSETNKFLIPSLANKLGNALVKVSKLLKAQGLISNNKELVENASKSLDVHQQKWNEMISATALRNISEAKWNVPTLMPFTEDVQKMHAYLNEMQDNWYKSLYENPSVKAWIELTKVCMTQIILFNRRREGEVASMPLSAFLSRDTSDPHQDVDWALSEVERKLYRHFTRIVTRGKRGRPVPILLTPKMLCALELLAKQRGAYGVLKDNQYMFARPEAITHFRDSDCIRGFAKVCGAKCPESLTSTRLRKHAATLSTVLNMTDTEMDQLATFLGHDIRIHREFYRLPEKTLQLAKISKVLMALEQGRLAEFHGKNLDEIQIDPDEKVLDSDEEDFQEKCQADSSIIDEPSAEEILPPTERNEMPPPPSKRHKPLPLDDTSPSVVSTVRPSSKGKVTQKKRPWQQTEVQAVERHMNRFIISGIVPAKSDCERCLRAEPEALKQRNWENLKFYVYNRITAYKREIQRK is encoded by the exons ATGCCACCACGAATCAGCCCACTTAAGGATGCCATTCATTACGTTGTTTCAAAGACTGACAAAACATGGAAATTAGATGTGAAGTACATCAATGCAGAGAAAG GCCGTGGTATATTTGCAAAGGGTTTGATTtgcaaaggagattttgttgtTGAATATAGGGGAGAAATGATAAATAATGCGGAATCCCAGAGAAGAAGAAAACTTTACCACCCATCATGTACTGCATTTATGTTTGCGTTCAAGTGGAGAGGGAAAATGTATTG TATTGATGCCTCTAAAGAAGATGGATCCTTTGGGCGGCTAGTTAATGATGACCACAGGCATCCAAACTGTAGGATGAAAAAAATTGATGTGAATGGAAACCCGCACCTTTGTCTGTTTGCACTAAATGACATtaatgaaggagaagagatttccTATGACTATGGAGGTGACGACTGCCCATGGAGAAAACAA ACGACCAGCATTACAGCTAATGCCATGGGGCCGGACGACTCTCGACCTTCCCTCCTCTCAAAGACTCCGATATATGATGCTACTGAACCAAACAACACACCTCAACAG attttgtcttttgctaatgccatggggccgaacgactctcgaccttccctcctctcaaagactccgatatatgatgctactgaaccaaacaacacacctcaacag attttgtcttttgctaatgccatggggccgaacgactctcgaccttccctcctctcaaagactccgatatatgatgctactgaaccaaacaacacacctcaacag attttgtcttttgctaatgccatggggccggacgactctcgaccttccctcctctcaaagactccgatatatgatgctactggaccaaacaacacacctcaacag attttgtcttttgctaatgccatggggccggacgactctcgaccttccctcctctcaaagactccgatatatgatgctactggaccaaacaacacacctcaacag attttgtcttttgctaatgccatggggccggacgactctcgaccttccctcctctcaaagactccgatatatgatgctactggaccaaacaacacacctcaacag attttgtcttttgctaatgccatggggccggacgactctcgaccttccctcctctcaaagactccgatatatgatgctactggaccaaacaacacacctcaacag ACGACCAGCATTACAGCTAATGCCATGGGGTCGGACGACTCTCGACCTTCCCTCCTCTCAAAGACTCCGATATATGATGCTACTGAACCAAACAACACACCTCAACAG ATTGCCAATGAAgatgaggtttttgtaccaagaCTCAGACGGACTAAAAGTATTGAA aTGAAAGACGCTGTTCCTGACAATTCTGATGAACTTTATGATTCCACATCAGGGAGTAATGATGATTATATTCCAGATACCACTTGTGAAAGTGACAGTGGAAGTGAATACAGCTTTAAACAAAACCTAAGGACCAAGAATCAGTCTTTTGATTTGCTTGATGTCTCTGGTTCAGTGAGTTCCCAAGTCTGTGACTCGACAACCCCAGACAAAATGACTTATGATGACCACAACCTTGCATCTGAAGTCACTGGAGCAGAAGAAGAACCCTCTTCAAGTCAGAATGTAAATGACATCATGGTTGTTAaggcattaaaaaaaagagGAGGGAATAGAATTTACAACAAGAAACACTATTGCTTGTATTGCTCTAAACCATATTCTAAGATCGCAAGGCATCTAGAAGGTGCACATGAAAATAAACCTGATGTAGCTAAAGCTCTAAGCTTTCCAAAGGGTTCCAAGGAGAGGAAAAAACAGCTAGATTATATTCGTAACAGAGGAAATTATGCTCACAATGCTGCTGTAATGGAGTCAGGAAAGGGGGAACTAGTGCCATTTAGGCGACCTCATAAAGAAGTGCAGGGAAAGGAATTCATGCACTGTGCATATTGTCAAGGTCTTTTTACAAGAAAGGTTCTTTGGCGGCATATGCATAATTGTAAACTTAAACCCGGATCAGTCACCTCCAAACCAGGAAAGAACCGTGTTCAGTCCATGTGTACATACACAGGGCCTGTGCCTTCACACGTAAGTAAACAACTGTGGGGAGTAATCGGTGCCATGAATCCTGACCCAGTCACAGATATAATCAAAAATGACCAAGTCATTATTGCTCTTGGACAGCACTTGTTAAACAAAGGTGGACCATCACGCAAGAATCAACAGTATGTTCGAGAGAAGATGAGAGAAATCGGAAGGCTGATTTACAATGCCAGCAAAGTGACCACCTTAAAAAAATTGGAAGATTTCATAAATCCAAAGAACTACATGGACACTGTCAAAGCTGTCAAGTTTACATGTGGGTATGACAGTGAAACAAACAAGTTCTTAATTCCATCACTGGCAAACAAACTTGGAAATGCCTTGGTTAAAGTAAGTAAACTTTTAAAAGCTCAGGGTTTAATCTCAAACAACAAAGAGCTTGTTGAGAATGCCAGTAAGTCTCTAGATGTCCATCAGCAAAAGTGGAATGAGATGATCTCAGCTACTGCATTGAGGAACATCAGTGAAGCAAAGTGGAATGTGCCCACTCTCATGCCCTTTACTGAAGATGTCCAAAAAATGCATGCATATCTCAATGAAATGCAGGATAACTGGTACAAATCGCTCTATGAAAATCCCTCTGTAAAAGCCTGGATTGAGCTTACAAAGGTGTGTATGACCCAGATCATTCTCTTTAACCGGCGCAGGGAAGGAGAGGTGGCAAGCATGCCCTTATCTGCATTTTTATCGAGAGACACCTCTGATCCACATCAGGATGTGGACTGGGCTCTGTCTGAAGTGGAAAGAAAACTTTACAGACACTTTACACGGATTGTCACCAGGGGGAAACGTGGTCGCCCAGTTCCAATTCTATTGACTCCAAAAATGCTGTGTGCATTAGAACTCCTTGCTAAGCAGAGAGGGGCCTATGGGGTACTAAAGGACAATCAGTATATGTTTGCGAGACCAGAAGCTATCACACATTTCCGAGATTCTGATTGCATCCGTGGATTTGCCAAGGTGTGTGGTGCAAAATGTCCTGAATCACTGACATCTACCAGACTGCGAAAGCATGCTGCAACCCTTTCAACTGTGCTGAacatgacagacacagagatggACCAGCTGGCCACCTTTCTTGGACATGACATTAGAATCCATCGTGAGTTCTATCGACTCCCTGAGAAAACCCTGCAACTTGCAAAGATCAGCAAAGTTCTAATGGCACTCGAGCAGGGAAGATTAGCTGAGTTTCATGgcaagaacttggatgaaattCAGATAGATCCAGATG AAAAAGTTCTGGACAGTGATGAGGAAGACTTCCAGGAGAAATGTCAGGCAGATTCATCAATTATAGATG AACCATCAGCAGAGGAGATACTTCCTCCTACCGAAAGGAATGAAATGCCGCCACCACCGTCCAAGAGACATAAACCACTACCATTAGATGATACATCACCGTCAGTAGTCAGTACTGTGAGGCCTTCATCCAAAG GTAAAGTGACCCAAAAGAAGAGACCCTGGCAGCAGACAGAGGTGCAGGCAGTGGAGAGGCACATGAATCGGTTCATCATATCTGGTATTGTGCCAGCAAAGAGCGATTGCGAGAGGTGTTTAAGAGCGGAACCAGAAGCTCTTAAGCAAAGAAACTGGGAGAACTTGAAATTCTATGTGTATAATCGCATCACGGCCTACAAAAGGGAAATTCAACGTAAATAG